The following coding sequences lie in one Pseudomonas syringae CC1557 genomic window:
- a CDS encoding imelysin family protein → MIRMPLATASLLAIAISLAGCGEGKDKAAAPAPAATPAAPASAPAPAAPAAAPAAAAQTDDAAAKAVVANYTNMVSAVFDDAEAGAKKLSTAVDAFLAKPNDETLKAARDAWVAARVPYMQSEVFRFGNTIIDDWEGQVNAWPLDEGLIDYVAKDYQHALGNPGATANIIANTEIQVGEDKVDVKEITPDKLASLNELGGSEANVATGYHAIEFLLWGQDLNGTGPGAGNRPASDYLEGAGATGGHNDRRRAYLKAVTDLLVSDLEEMSGNWKAGVADNYRATLEAESGESGLRKMLFGMGSLSLGELAGERMKVALEANSSEDEHDCFSDNTHNSHFYNGKGIRNVYLGEYTRTDGSKISGPSLSSLVAKADPATDATLRADLDDTQAKLQAIVDHANKGEHFDQLIAAGNTAGNQVVRDAIAALVKQTGAIEQAAGKLGITDLNPDNADHEF, encoded by the coding sequence ATGATTCGTATGCCTCTGGCAACCGCTAGTCTGTTGGCCATCGCTATCTCTCTCGCCGGTTGCGGTGAAGGCAAGGACAAGGCAGCCGCACCGGCTCCCGCCGCAACCCCTGCCGCCCCGGCTAGCGCGCCAGCGCCTGCTGCACCCGCCGCCGCACCGGCTGCCGCAGCCCAGACAGACGATGCCGCTGCCAAAGCTGTCGTTGCCAACTACACCAACATGGTGTCAGCAGTGTTCGACGATGCCGAAGCCGGTGCGAAAAAACTGAGCACCGCCGTCGACGCGTTTCTGGCCAAACCCAATGACGAAACCCTGAAAGCTGCTCGGGATGCCTGGGTTGCTGCCCGCGTGCCTTACATGCAGAGCGAAGTGTTCCGCTTCGGCAATACCATTATCGACGACTGGGAAGGACAGGTTAACGCCTGGCCCCTGGACGAAGGCCTGATCGATTACGTGGCCAAGGACTACCAGCACGCATTGGGCAATCCTGGCGCAACCGCGAACATCATCGCCAACACCGAAATTCAGGTAGGCGAGGACAAGGTCGACGTCAAAGAGATCACCCCCGACAAACTCGCCAGCCTCAACGAGCTGGGCGGTTCCGAGGCGAACGTCGCCACGGGCTACCACGCCATCGAATTCCTGCTCTGGGGCCAGGACCTGAACGGCACGGGCCCGGGCGCCGGCAACCGTCCAGCCAGTGACTACCTTGAAGGCGCGGGTGCTACCGGTGGTCATAACGACCGTCGCCGCGCCTACCTCAAGGCGGTCACTGACCTGCTGGTCAGCGACCTGGAAGAAATGTCCGGTAACTGGAAAGCCGGTGTTGCCGACAACTACCGCGCCACGCTGGAAGCCGAGTCCGGCGAAAGCGGCCTGCGCAAGATGCTGTTCGGCATGGGCAGTCTGTCCTTGGGTGAACTGGCAGGCGAGCGCATGAAGGTCGCGCTGGAAGCAAACTCCAGCGAAGACGAACACGACTGCTTCAGCGACAACACGCACAATTCGCACTTCTACAACGGCAAAGGCATTCGCAACGTTTATCTGGGCGAATACACCCGCACCGACGGCAGCAAAATAAGCGGCCCGAGCCTCTCGTCGCTGGTGGCTAAAGCAGATCCGGCCACCGACGCCACACTGCGCGCGGACCTGGACGACACCCAGGCCAAGCTGCAGGCCATCGTCGATCACGCCAACAAGGGCGAACACTTCGACCAACTGATCGCCGCCGGCAACACCGCGGGCAATCAAGTGGTCCGTGACGCCATCGCCGCACTGGTCAAACAGACCGGCGCCATCGAGCAAGCGGCGGGCAAGCTGGGCATCACCGACCTGAACCCGGATAACGCTGACCACGAGTTCTGA
- a CDS encoding putative bifunctional diguanylate cyclase/phosphodiesterase: MKLELKNSLSVKLLRVVLLSALLVGVVLSCAQIVFDAYKTRQTVASDAERILGMFRDPSTQAVYSLDREMGMQVIEGLFQDDSVRMASIGHPNETLLAEKDRPLKASPTRWLTDLILGQERSFSTQLVGRSPYSEYYGDLRITLDTANYGESFLVNAGIIFIAGVLRALAMGLVLYLVYHWLLTKPLSKIIEHLTTINPDRPSEHQLPLLKGHEENELGIWVNTANQLLASIERNTYLRHEAESNLQRMAQYDFLTGLPNRLQLQTRLDRILEDAGRQQHRVAVLCVGLDDFKGINEQFSYQAGDQLLLALADRLRAHSGRLGALARLGGDQFALVQATIEQPYEAAELAQNILDELEAPFDVAEQRIQLRATIGITLFPEDGDSTEKLLQKAEQTMTLAKARSRNRYQFYIASVDSEMRRRRELEKDLRDALPRNQLYLVYQPQVSYRDHSVVGVEALIRWQHPEHGLVPPDVFIPLAEQNGTIIAIGEWVLDQACRQLREWLDQGFTDLRMAVNLSTVQLHHAELPRVVNNLLQIYRLPPRSLELEVTETGLMEDINTAAQHLLSLRRSGALIAIDDFGTGYSSLSYLKSLPLDKIKIDKSFVQDLIDDDDDATIVRAIIQLGKSLGMQVIAEGVETVEQEAYVVAEGCHEGQGYLYSKPLPSRELLTYLKQARQGNPVIP; encoded by the coding sequence TTGAAGCTGGAACTCAAGAACAGCCTGTCGGTAAAGCTGCTGCGTGTAGTGCTGCTGTCGGCGCTTCTGGTCGGCGTTGTATTGAGCTGCGCGCAAATCGTTTTCGATGCGTACAAGACCCGCCAGACAGTGGCGAGCGATGCAGAGCGGATTCTCGGCATGTTTCGCGATCCCTCAACCCAGGCGGTCTACAGCCTGGACAGGGAAATGGGCATGCAGGTCATCGAAGGTCTGTTTCAGGATGACTCGGTACGCATGGCCTCGATCGGACATCCCAACGAAACCCTGCTTGCCGAAAAAGACCGCCCGCTGAAGGCATCACCGACGCGCTGGCTGACCGATCTCATTCTGGGCCAGGAGCGCAGCTTCTCCACGCAACTGGTAGGACGCAGCCCGTACAGTGAGTACTACGGCGACTTGCGCATCACGCTGGACACCGCCAACTATGGCGAAAGCTTTTTGGTCAACGCCGGGATCATCTTCATCGCAGGCGTACTGCGGGCACTGGCGATGGGGTTGGTGCTGTATCTGGTTTATCACTGGCTGCTGACCAAGCCATTGTCAAAAATCATCGAACACCTGACCACCATCAACCCGGATCGCCCCAGCGAGCATCAATTGCCGCTGCTCAAGGGGCATGAAGAAAACGAGCTGGGAATCTGGGTCAACACCGCCAATCAACTGCTGGCCTCCATTGAGCGCAACACCTATCTGCGTCACGAGGCCGAAAGCAATCTGCAGCGCATGGCGCAGTACGATTTTCTGACCGGTTTGCCCAACCGACTCCAGTTGCAGACTCGGCTGGACCGGATTCTGGAGGATGCCGGACGTCAACAGCACCGGGTTGCAGTGCTCTGCGTGGGTCTCGATGACTTCAAGGGCATCAACGAGCAGTTCAGCTACCAGGCTGGCGACCAGTTGCTGCTGGCGCTCGCCGACCGGTTGCGTGCGCACAGCGGGCGACTCGGTGCTCTGGCGCGCCTGGGCGGCGATCAGTTCGCGCTGGTTCAGGCCACCATCGAGCAGCCCTACGAAGCGGCAGAACTGGCGCAAAATATTCTTGATGAGCTCGAAGCCCCGTTTGATGTCGCCGAACAGCGAATCCAGCTAAGGGCAACCATCGGCATCACCCTCTTCCCCGAGGATGGCGACAGCACCGAGAAACTGTTGCAGAAAGCCGAGCAGACCATGACGCTGGCCAAGGCCCGCTCGCGCAATCGCTATCAGTTTTACATTGCCAGCGTCGACAGCGAAATGCGCCGCCGTCGTGAACTCGAAAAAGACCTGCGCGACGCCTTGCCACGCAATCAGTTGTACCTGGTCTATCAACCGCAGGTCAGCTATCGCGACCACAGTGTGGTCGGCGTTGAAGCGCTGATTCGCTGGCAGCATCCGGAGCATGGCCTGGTGCCGCCGGACGTGTTTATCCCGCTGGCCGAGCAGAACGGCACCATCATCGCCATTGGCGAATGGGTGCTCGACCAGGCCTGCCGCCAACTGCGCGAGTGGCTTGATCAGGGCTTCACCGATTTACGCATGGCGGTGAACCTGTCGACCGTGCAGCTGCATCACGCCGAGCTTCCCAGGGTCGTGAACAACCTGTTACAGATATATCGCCTGCCGCCCCGCAGCCTGGAACTGGAGGTCACCGAAACCGGCCTGATGGAAGACATCAACACCGCCGCCCAGCACTTGCTCAGCTTGCGACGCTCTGGTGCGCTGATTGCCATCGATGACTTCGGCACGGGTTACTCATCGCTTAGTTACCTGAAAAGTCTGCCGCTGGACAAGATCAAGATCGACAAGAGTTTCGTCCAGGACCTGATTGATGACGACGATGACGCCACGATCGTGCGGGCGATTATTCAGTTGGGCAAAAGCCTGGGTATGCAGGTGATTGCCGAGGGCGTGGAAACGGTTGAGCAGGAAGCCTACGTCGTGGCCGAAGGCTGCCATGAAGGTCAGGGCTACCTGTACAGCAAACCGCTGCCGAGCCGTGAGCTGCTGACGTATTTGAAGCAGGCACGTCAGGGCAATCCGGTCATACCCTGA
- the sodB gene encoding superoxide dismutase [Fe] — protein MAFELPPLPYAKDALVPHISAETLEYHHDKHHNTYVVNLNNLVPGTEFEGKTLEEIIKTSSGGIFNNAAQVWNHTFYWNCLAPNAGGEPTGALADAINTAFGSFEKFKEEFSKTSIGTFGSGWGWLVKKADGSLALASTIGAGNPLTSGDKPLLTCDVWEHAYYIDYRNLRPKYVEAFWNLVNWKFVAEQFAS, from the coding sequence ATGGCTTTTGAATTGCCGCCACTGCCTTACGCCAAAGACGCTCTGGTGCCGCACATTTCTGCGGAGACTCTGGAATATCACCACGACAAGCACCACAACACCTACGTCGTGAACCTGAACAACCTGGTGCCAGGCACCGAGTTCGAAGGCAAGACGCTGGAAGAGATCATCAAGACTTCCTCGGGCGGTATCTTCAACAACGCCGCGCAGGTCTGGAACCACACGTTCTACTGGAACTGCCTGGCGCCAAACGCTGGTGGTGAACCTACCGGTGCGCTGGCTGATGCGATCAACACCGCCTTCGGCTCGTTCGAGAAGTTCAAGGAAGAGTTCAGCAAGACTTCCATCGGCACCTTCGGCTCCGGCTGGGGCTGGCTTGTGAAAAAGGCTGATGGCTCCCTGGCACTGGCCAGCACTATCGGCGCTGGCAACCCGCTGACCAGCGGTGACAAGCCGTTGCTGACCTGCGATGTCTGGGAACACGCCTACTACATCGACTATCGCAACCTGCGTCCGAAGTATGTAGAAGCGTTCTGGAACCTGGTGAACTGGAAATTCGTGGCTGAGCAATTCGCTTCCTGA